The Streptomyces sp. HSG2 genome has a segment encoding these proteins:
- a CDS encoding tetratricopeptide repeat protein has product MARLSRDRRRDDRPVERPFVSTPSASGAGRAGPLEVRVRGEGPGSVDGVPVSPGPGESVQAAVLDRLQCLALAAGRPVLATVHDETIGWVVPLRVDPDGASHLAGDPVRATEPAADRPRAVPDPTRSAPRATTPASTPVTLALVASPTAPTVVRGTVAPPTGAFGPPPRMEAPGGPPEPPARPSTGADAAPAPSRTPPRGFDAVAEAVLGADPGGERPAIETPAFLAEAVGRIHEAIRSGRTAEADREAAEARARASRLLGPDHPEVLRLREVSAYVAFLSGDPVRALRLCLDSARAHRRTGDPEAAYGGVHGALTAWRAVRDPRQGMELGAELIELWSELAAEPGPAAADLDALRAARARMGRLADRVRAGTG; this is encoded by the coding sequence ATGGCTCGACTCAGCCGCGACCGCAGACGAGACGACCGGCCCGTCGAGAGGCCGTTCGTCTCCACCCCTTCCGCCTCGGGGGCCGGGCGGGCCGGGCCGTTGGAGGTCCGCGTACGGGGCGAGGGCCCGGGCTCGGTCGACGGCGTCCCGGTCTCGCCCGGCCCCGGCGAGTCGGTTCAGGCCGCCGTGCTCGACCGGTTGCAGTGCCTGGCACTCGCCGCCGGTCGGCCGGTCCTGGCCACCGTCCACGACGAGACGATCGGCTGGGTCGTCCCGCTCCGCGTCGACCCGGACGGGGCCAGCCACCTGGCAGGCGACCCCGTGCGGGCCACCGAGCCCGCCGCGGACCGACCACGCGCGGTACCCGATCCGACGCGGTCGGCGCCCCGCGCCACCACGCCGGCGTCCACGCCCGTCACCCTCGCGCTCGTGGCCTCCCCCACGGCCCCCACGGTCGTCCGGGGCACGGTGGCGCCCCCGACGGGCGCGTTCGGCCCGCCTCCCCGGATGGAGGCGCCGGGCGGCCCACCGGAGCCCCCGGCGCGCCCCTCCACCGGCGCGGACGCGGCGCCCGCGCCCTCACGCACCCCGCCTCGCGGCTTCGACGCGGTGGCCGAGGCGGTGTTGGGAGCGGACCCGGGCGGCGAGCGGCCGGCCATCGAGACGCCCGCCTTCCTCGCGGAGGCCGTCGGACGGATCCACGAGGCGATCCGGTCCGGTCGAACGGCCGAAGCGGACCGGGAGGCCGCCGAGGCACGGGCACGGGCCTCTCGACTCCTCGGGCCGGACCATCCCGAGGTGCTGCGCCTGCGCGAGGTGTCCGCCTACGTCGCCTTCCTCTCCGGGGACCCCGTCCGCGCGCTGCGTCTCTGCCTGGATTCGGCGCGCGCCCATCGTCGGACGGGCGACCCGGAGGCCGCCTACGGCGGTGTCCACGGCGCGCTGACCGCCTGGCGCGCGGTCCGGGACCCCCGGCAGGGGATGGAACTCGGTGCCGAGTTGATCGAGTTGTGGAGCGAGTTGGCGGCCGAGCCGGGCCCGGCCGCCGCCGACCTCGACGCGTTGCGGGCCGCCCGAGCGCGGATGGGCAGGCTCGCCGATCGGGTCCGCGCCGGCACGGGCTGA
- a CDS encoding polyprenyl synthetase family protein — MTVVGPFGLSVRDQALEADVRAGMAAVEEGLLEATKSEVPFITEAAQHLVRAGGKRFRPLLVMLAARFGDPDAPGIVPSAVVVELTHLATLYHDDVMDEAAVRRGVPSANTRWANSVAVLTGDFLFARASRILADLGPEAVRVQAQAFERLVAGQILETAGPQDGRDPVDHYLDVLGGKTGSLVAVSCRFGAMLSGARESVVDVLTQYGERLGVAFQLADDVLDIASDSRESGKTPGTDLREGIPTLPVLRLRERASRLGLPEDRELCELLDADLGDDARLAEAVRLLRAHPALLQARRDTVRYAEEARAALTPLPECEAKTALVDLCDAVVHRAG; from the coding sequence GTGACCGTCGTCGGGCCGTTCGGGCTGAGCGTGCGGGACCAGGCTCTGGAGGCCGATGTCCGGGCCGGGATGGCGGCTGTCGAGGAAGGGCTGCTCGAAGCGACGAAGAGCGAGGTGCCGTTCATCACGGAAGCCGCCCAGCACCTGGTGCGAGCCGGTGGCAAGCGGTTCCGTCCCCTGTTGGTGATGCTCGCCGCCCGCTTCGGCGACCCCGACGCCCCCGGCATCGTCCCGTCTGCCGTCGTCGTGGAGCTGACCCACCTCGCCACGCTCTACCACGACGACGTGATGGACGAGGCCGCCGTGCGCCGCGGGGTGCCCAGCGCCAACACCCGTTGGGCCAACTCCGTCGCCGTGCTGACCGGCGACTTCCTCTTCGCGCGTGCCTCTCGGATCCTCGCCGACCTCGGCCCCGAGGCCGTCCGGGTCCAGGCACAGGCCTTCGAGCGGCTCGTCGCCGGGCAGATCCTGGAGACGGCCGGGCCGCAGGACGGGCGGGACCCCGTCGACCACTACCTCGACGTGCTGGGCGGCAAGACGGGCTCCCTGGTCGCGGTCTCCTGCCGCTTCGGCGCCATGCTCTCCGGCGCGCGGGAGAGCGTGGTGGACGTGCTCACCCAGTACGGGGAGCGGCTCGGCGTCGCCTTCCAACTCGCCGACGACGTGCTCGACATCGCCTCCGACTCCCGCGAGTCCGGCAAGACCCCCGGCACCGACCTGCGCGAGGGCATCCCCACCCTTCCGGTACTGCGCCTGCGCGAGCGCGCCTCGCGCCTCGGGCTGCCCGAGGACCGGGAGCTGTGCGAGCTGCTCGACGCCGACCTCGGCGACGACGCCCGGCTCGCCGAGGCGGTGCGCCTGCTGCGCGCCCACCCGGCGCTGCTCCAGGCCCGGCGGGACACCGTCCGATACGCCGAGGAGGCCCGCGCCGCCCTGACACCACTGCCGGAGTGCGAGGCCAAGACCGCGCTGGTGGATCTCTGCGACGCCGTGGTCCACCGGGCCGGCTGA
- a CDS encoding transglycosylase SLT domain-containing protein produces MFATDPPRPARPVRNGRLARRLAALGAGAAVLALPLVGATSAVAATSAQPVTTATSAGYTDDLDGWIRASLDVMARHGIPGSYDGIHRNIMRESSGDPQAINNWDVNALNGTPSKGLLQVIDPTFTAYHVAGTSWDPYEPVANITAACNYAAATYGSIDNVFGAY; encoded by the coding sequence ATGTTCGCCACAGACCCGCCCCGCCCCGCCCGGCCCGTCCGGAACGGGCGCCTCGCCCGCAGGCTCGCCGCCCTCGGCGCCGGCGCCGCCGTCCTCGCCCTCCCGCTCGTCGGCGCCACGAGCGCCGTCGCCGCCACGAGCGCGCAGCCGGTCACGACGGCCACGTCGGCCGGCTACACCGACGACCTCGACGGCTGGATCCGCGCCTCCCTCGACGTCATGGCCCGGCACGGCATCCCGGGCTCCTACGACGGGATCCACCGCAACATCATGCGGGAGTCGTCCGGCGACCCCCAGGCGATCAACAACTGGGACGTCAACGCCCTCAACGGCACTCCGTCCAAGGGCCTGCTCCAGGTGATCGACCCCACCTTCACCGCCTACCACGTGGCCGGCACCTCCTGGGACCCGTACGAGCCCGTGGCCAACATCACCGCCGCCTGCAACTACGCCGCCGCGACCTACGGCTCCATCGACAACGTCTTCGGCGCCTACTGA
- a CDS encoding HAD family hydrolase, protein MMDPIAYTLVATDLDGTLLRGDDTVSARSRAALARVVYSGARHLVVTGRPAPRVRSLLAELGCVGPAVCGQGAQLYDAGSDRLLWSVTLDREPAETALGKIEAEVGEVYAGVDQDGTDGLTLIEPGYRMPRPTLPAVRVDRREDLWTAPISKVLLRHPRLSDDELATAARGVVGTLATVTMSGPGTVELQPAGVTKATGLAMAAARWGVGPEETVAFGDMPNDIPMFRWAAHGVAMADAHPELLAVADEVTRSNEDDGVAAVLERLFPS, encoded by the coding sequence ATCATGGACCCCATCGCGTACACGCTCGTGGCCACCGATCTCGACGGAACGCTGCTCCGCGGCGACGACACCGTGTCGGCGCGGTCGCGGGCCGCTCTGGCGCGGGTGGTGTACTCCGGTGCGCGGCACCTGGTGGTGACCGGCCGGCCCGCGCCCCGGGTACGGTCGCTCTTGGCGGAACTCGGCTGCGTGGGTCCGGCGGTGTGCGGCCAGGGCGCGCAACTCTACGACGCCGGGAGCGACCGGCTGCTGTGGTCGGTCACCCTGGACCGGGAGCCGGCCGAGACCGCCCTGGGCAAGATCGAGGCCGAGGTGGGTGAGGTGTACGCGGGTGTCGACCAGGACGGCACCGACGGACTGACGTTGATCGAGCCGGGGTACCGGATGCCGCGTCCGACGCTGCCCGCCGTGCGTGTCGACCGCCGCGAGGACCTGTGGACCGCGCCGATCAGCAAGGTGTTGCTGCGCCATCCACGCCTGAGCGACGACGAGTTGGCCACTGCGGCGCGCGGCGTGGTGGGGACTCTCGCGACGGTCACGATGTCGGGGCCGGGCACGGTGGAGTTGCAGCCGGCGGGGGTCACCAAGGCGACCGGACTGGCGATGGCCGCCGCACGGTGGGGGGTCGGGCCGGAGGAGACCGTCGCCTTCGGCGACATGCCCAACGACATCCCGATGTTCCGGTGGGCCGCGCACGGCGTCGCGATGGCCGACGCCCACCCCGAACTGCTCGCGGTGGCCGACGAGGTCACCCGATCGAACGAGGACGACGGGGTCGCGGCCGTCCTGGAGCGGCTCTTCCCGAGTTGA
- the fahA gene encoding fumarylacetoacetase — protein MPPFDVPEGDPFGPHNLPYGVFSLPDTGRRTVGVRLGDHVLDVGAAARAAGSRHASLLDRPSLDPLLAAGPAVWSDVRRDLLAWVSEPAHRETLEPLFHPLASVALHLPFTVADYVDFYASENHARNVGRIFRPDAADPLTPNWKHLPIGYHGRSGTVVVSGTDVVRPSGQRKAPADAAPVFGPSLRLDIEAEVGFVVGKPSPPARPVPLGDFREHVFGLCLLNDWSARDIQAWEYVPLGPFLGKSFATSVSAWITPLDALESARVAPPERTHPLLPYLDDSGEEPGGYDLRITVDVNGHPVSEPPFATMYWTAAQQLAHLTVNGASLRTGDLYGSGTVSGPTERERGSLLELTWNGRRPLALPDGERAFLADGDVVTLSGWAPGAGGSRVGLGEVTGRVVAG, from the coding sequence ATGCCCCCCTTCGATGTCCCCGAGGGCGACCCCTTCGGCCCGCACAACCTCCCGTACGGCGTCTTCTCCCTCCCCGACACCGGGCGGCGGACGGTGGGCGTCCGGCTCGGCGACCACGTCCTCGACGTCGGCGCGGCGGCCCGGGCGGCCGGCTCCCGTCACGCCTCGCTGCTCGACCGGCCGAGCCTCGACCCCCTGCTCGCGGCGGGCCCCGCCGTCTGGTCGGACGTACGGCGCGATCTCCTCGCCTGGGTGAGCGAACCCGCACACCGGGAAACACTGGAACCGCTGTTCCATCCCCTGGCGTCGGTCGCCCTCCACCTGCCCTTCACCGTGGCCGACTACGTCGACTTCTACGCCTCGGAGAACCACGCCCGCAACGTCGGCCGCATCTTCCGCCCGGACGCGGCGGACCCCCTCACCCCGAACTGGAAGCACCTGCCGATCGGCTACCACGGCCGCTCCGGCACGGTGGTCGTCTCGGGCACGGACGTCGTGCGCCCGTCCGGGCAGCGCAAGGCACCGGCCGACGCCGCCCCCGTCTTCGGTCCGTCCCTCCGGCTGGACATCGAGGCCGAGGTGGGCTTCGTGGTCGGCAAGCCCTCCCCGCCCGCCCGCCCCGTGCCACTGGGGGACTTCCGCGAGCACGTCTTCGGCCTGTGCCTGCTCAACGACTGGTCCGCGCGGGACATCCAGGCCTGGGAGTACGTCCCGCTCGGCCCCTTCCTCGGCAAGTCCTTCGCGACCTCGGTGTCGGCCTGGATCACCCCCCTGGACGCCCTGGAGTCGGCCCGGGTGGCCCCCCCGGAGCGCACCCACCCCCTGCTGCCCTACCTGGACGACTCCGGCGAGGAACCCGGCGGCTACGACCTGAGGATCACCGTCGACGTCAACGGACACCCGGTCTCCGAGCCCCCGTTCGCCACCATGTACTGGACCGCCGCCCAGCAGTTGGCCCACCTGACCGTCAACGGGGCGTCGCTGCGGACCGGCGACCTGTACGGCTCGGGAACCGTGAGCGGCCCCACCGAGCGCGAGCGGGGCTCACTGCTGGAACTGACCTGGAACGGCCGACGGCCGCTGGCCCTCCCGGACGGAGAACGGGCCTTCCTGGCGGACGGGGACGTGGTCACCCTCTCCGGCTGGGCCCCGGGCGCCGGCGGCAGCCGGGTGGGGCTGGGCGAGGTCACCGGACGGGTGGTCGCCGGCTGA
- a CDS encoding M56 family metallopeptidase produces the protein MAFCLLLLSVVALTTAVPAARALSRAEWTERDPIVGLWAWQCLVAGALLCIPAALALGGSAVFDTVHARLFAPAPPEVAAAYALSPGPAGAAALVLLPACGAGWTVAVLVRELLAARRRHARSRARLRERAPELPAGLAGGADPLLVVEDAYPDTWRVPGRSPRLVVTTGALRRLSDGQLDAVLTHERDHARARHDWLLHLSTALADGFPRVPLFAHFRDQTHRLVELAADDAASRRCGHRTTALALIELNQHRGVLSCASSHRLLGERVGRLLDPRPRPRRRRRALATAAASLVPLLPLVITFVPGLTALP, from the coding sequence ATGGCCTTCTGTCTGCTCCTGCTGAGCGTGGTCGCGCTGACCACCGCCGTCCCGGCGGCGCGGGCACTGAGCCGGGCCGAGTGGACCGAACGCGATCCGATCGTCGGGCTCTGGGCGTGGCAGTGCCTCGTCGCCGGGGCGCTGCTGTGCATCCCCGCGGCCCTGGCGCTGGGCGGCTCCGCCGTCTTCGACACCGTCCACGCCCGGCTCTTCGCGCCCGCCCCGCCCGAGGTGGCCGCGGCCTACGCCCTGTCCCCCGGGCCCGCCGGAGCCGCCGCGCTGGTCCTGTTGCCGGCCTGCGGCGCGGGTTGGACGGTCGCCGTCCTCGTCCGCGAACTGCTCGCCGCGCGTCGCCGCCACGCCAGGTCCCGCGCCCGGCTCCGGGAACGCGCCCCAGAGTTGCCGGCGGGGCTGGCCGGCGGGGCCGACCCGCTGCTCGTCGTGGAGGACGCCTACCCCGACACCTGGCGGGTGCCCGGTCGGTCGCCCCGCCTGGTCGTCACCACCGGCGCGCTGCGACGCCTGAGCGACGGCCAGCTCGACGCCGTGCTCACCCACGAGCGCGACCACGCCCGTGCCCGGCACGACTGGCTGCTGCACCTGTCCACCGCGCTCGCCGACGGCTTCCCGCGGGTTCCCCTGTTCGCCCACTTCCGCGACCAGACACACCGGCTGGTGGAACTCGCCGCCGACGACGCGGCCTCCCGCCGCTGCGGTCACCGGACCACGGCCCTGGCCCTCATCGAGCTGAACCAACACCGCGGAGTGCTCTCCTGCGCCTCCAGCCACCGCCTCCTCGGTGAGCGCGTCGGTCGACTCCTGGATCCCCGGCCCCGGCCGCGCCGCCGACGACGCGCTCTGGCGACGGCCGCCGCGTCGCTCGTCCCCCTCCTGCCCCTGGTGATCACCTTCGTCCCGGGCCTCACCGCCCTGCCCTAG
- the recQ gene encoding DNA helicase RecQ, whose amino-acid sequence MTGGTSVIGDRVRTGSESAAREALRRVFGYEDFRGEQGAVIDHVVGGGDAVVLMPTGGGKSLCYQIPSLVRPGTGVVVSPLIALMQDQVDALRALGVRAGFLNSTQDFEERRMVEAEFLAGELDLLYLAPERLRLEGTLDLLSRGRVALFAIDEAHCVSQWGHDFRPDYLTLSLLGRRWPEVPRIALTATATPATHEEITARLDMPDARHFVASFDRPNIRYRVVSKTDPRKQLLGFLREEHAGDAGIVYCLSRNSVERTAEYLTRHGVEAVPYHAGLDAGTRAANQARFLREEGLVVVATIAFGMGIDKPDVRFVAHLDLPKSVEGYYQETGRAGRDGLPSTAWMAYGLNDVVQQRKLIESGEGDPAFRRRAQGHLDAMLALCETVRCRRGRLLAYFGQERAAADCGNCDVCLDPPETWDGTVAAQKALSTVVRLKRERGQKFGAGQIVDILLGKRTGKVVQFDHDQLSVFGIGADLTEAEWRGVIRQLLAQGLLAVEGEYGTLVLTAAAGEVLRREREVPLRKERAPRGGGGPAGARKRGAERTAAPDLPAELVPVFEALRSWRGERAREQGVPAYVVFHDATLREIAAVGPTSISQLGSVTGVGEKKLQTYGDAVLEVLAGLAAPAEAVPDEAESFAPEGADEPPARD is encoded by the coding sequence ATGACGGGCGGGACGAGCGTGATCGGCGACAGGGTACGGACGGGGTCGGAGAGCGCGGCGCGGGAGGCGCTGCGCCGGGTCTTCGGATACGAGGACTTCCGCGGAGAGCAGGGCGCCGTCATCGACCACGTGGTCGGCGGCGGCGACGCGGTCGTGCTCATGCCGACCGGTGGGGGCAAGTCGCTGTGCTACCAGATCCCCTCCCTGGTGAGGCCCGGCACCGGCGTCGTGGTCTCCCCGCTCATCGCGCTCATGCAGGACCAGGTGGACGCGCTGCGGGCGCTGGGCGTCCGGGCGGGTTTCCTCAACTCCACCCAGGACTTCGAGGAACGCCGCATGGTGGAAGCCGAGTTCCTCGCCGGAGAGCTGGACCTGCTCTACCTTGCCCCCGAGCGGTTGCGTCTCGAAGGCACGCTGGACCTGCTCTCCCGGGGTCGGGTGGCGCTGTTCGCCATCGACGAGGCGCACTGTGTCTCGCAGTGGGGCCACGACTTCCGGCCCGACTACCTGACCCTGTCGCTGCTCGGGCGGCGTTGGCCCGAGGTCCCTCGGATCGCCCTCACCGCCACGGCCACCCCCGCGACCCACGAGGAGATCACCGCCCGGCTGGACATGCCCGACGCCCGGCACTTCGTCGCCAGCTTCGATCGGCCCAACATCCGGTACCGCGTCGTGTCCAAGACCGACCCCAGGAAGCAGCTGCTGGGGTTCCTGCGGGAGGAGCACGCCGGCGATGCCGGCATCGTGTACTGCCTCTCGCGCAACTCCGTCGAACGGACCGCGGAGTACCTCACCCGGCACGGCGTCGAGGCGGTCCCCTATCACGCGGGCCTTGACGCGGGTACCCGGGCGGCCAACCAGGCCCGGTTCCTCCGAGAGGAGGGGCTGGTGGTCGTCGCCACCATCGCCTTCGGCATGGGCATCGACAAACCCGACGTGCGTTTCGTCGCCCACCTCGATCTGCCCAAGTCGGTCGAGGGCTACTACCAGGAGACCGGGCGGGCCGGGCGCGACGGCCTGCCCTCCACCGCCTGGATGGCCTACGGCCTCAACGACGTCGTCCAACAGCGCAAGCTGATCGAGTCCGGCGAGGGCGACCCGGCGTTCCGCCGCCGCGCCCAGGGGCACCTGGACGCGATGCTCGCGCTCTGCGAGACCGTCCGATGCAGGCGAGGACGGCTCCTCGCCTACTTCGGCCAGGAACGGGCGGCGGCCGACTGCGGCAACTGCGACGTCTGCCTCGACCCGCCGGAGACGTGGGACGGCACCGTCGCAGCGCAGAAGGCGTTGTCCACGGTGGTCCGGCTGAAGCGGGAGCGCGGCCAGAAGTTCGGTGCCGGACAGATCGTCGACATCCTGCTGGGCAAGCGCACCGGCAAGGTCGTCCAGTTCGACCACGACCAGCTCTCCGTCTTCGGCATCGGCGCGGACCTGACCGAGGCGGAGTGGCGGGGTGTGATCCGGCAGCTGCTCGCCCAGGGACTGCTCGCCGTCGAGGGCGAGTACGGAACCCTGGTCCTGACCGCCGCGGCGGGCGAAGTCCTGCGCCGGGAGCGGGAGGTGCCCCTGAGAAAGGAGCGGGCCCCCCGCGGGGGCGGAGGGCCCGCCGGGGCGAGGAAGCGGGGCGCCGAGCGGACGGCCGCGCCGGATCTCCCCGCCGAGCTGGTGCCCGTCTTCGAGGCGCTCCGGTCCTGGCGGGGGGAGCGAGCGCGCGAGCAGGGTGTGCCCGCCTACGTCGTCTTCCACGACGCCACGCTCCGCGAGATCGCCGCGGTCGGTCCGACCTCGATCTCCCAGCTCGGCTCGGTCACCGGGGTCGGCGAGAAGAAGCTCCAGACGTACGGGGATGCGGTGCTGGAGGTGCTGGCCGGCCTCGCCGCTCCGGCCGAGGCCGTGCCGGACGAAGCGGAGTCGTTCGCTCCCGAGGGCGCGGACGAGCCACCCGCGCGGGACTGA
- the nuoN gene encoding NADH-quinone oxidoreductase subunit NuoN, with protein MSSTAIHSLWTVAAQPVERIDAPKIEYGPLAPILIVVAAAVLGILVEATVARRYRYHAQVFLSAVALAAAFAAVVALAANGYGTTRAGIAAMGAVAVDGPALFLQGTILLVGLVGLFTFAERRLDPKAEGNRVDSFAAQAAAVPGGEGERKAVKAGFTTTEVFPLLLFAVAGMLVFPAANDLLALFVALEVLSLPLYLLCALARRRRLLSQEAAVKYFLLGAFSSAFLLFGIALLYGYAGSLSYGRIAQVVDGTVPDVTPVLAETMGNDALLLIGSALVVAGLLFKVGAVPFHMWTPDVYQGAPTPVTGFMAAATKIAAFGALLRILYVVLPGLRWDWRPVMWAVAIVTMLGGAILAVTQTDVKRLLAYSSIAHAGFILAGVIAATPAGVSSVLFYLAAYSFVTVGAFAVVTLVRDPGGEATHLSKWAGLGRRSPLVGAVFAVFLLAFAGIPLTSGFAGKFAVFSAAADGGAVPLVVIGVLSSAVAAFFYIRVVVLMFFSEPKPEGPTVAVPSPLTTTAIGVGLLVTVVLGVAPQYFLDLAGQAGVFVR; from the coding sequence GTGAGCAGCACAGCGATCCACAGCCTGTGGACGGTCGCGGCGCAGCCAGTGGAGCGGATCGACGCTCCCAAGATCGAATACGGGCCCCTCGCCCCCATCCTCATCGTCGTGGCCGCCGCGGTCCTCGGCATCCTGGTCGAGGCGACCGTGGCGCGCAGGTACCGGTACCACGCACAGGTCTTCCTCTCGGCGGTGGCGCTCGCCGCGGCGTTCGCGGCGGTCGTCGCCCTCGCGGCCAACGGCTACGGAACCACTCGCGCCGGCATCGCGGCGATGGGTGCCGTCGCCGTCGACGGCCCGGCGCTCTTCCTACAGGGCACCATCCTCCTCGTCGGCCTCGTCGGTCTGTTCACCTTCGCGGAACGGCGCCTCGACCCCAAGGCCGAAGGCAACCGGGTGGACTCCTTCGCGGCACAGGCCGCCGCCGTACCGGGCGGCGAGGGCGAACGCAAGGCAGTCAAGGCCGGTTTCACCACCACCGAGGTGTTCCCGCTGCTGCTCTTCGCGGTCGCCGGGATGCTGGTCTTCCCGGCGGCCAACGACCTGCTGGCGCTGTTCGTCGCCTTGGAGGTGCTCTCGCTCCCGCTCTACCTGCTGTGCGCCCTGGCCCGTCGCCGGCGGCTGCTGTCGCAGGAGGCGGCGGTGAAGTACTTCCTGCTCGGCGCCTTCTCCTCCGCCTTCCTGCTCTTCGGCATCGCCCTGCTCTACGGGTACGCCGGTTCGCTCTCGTACGGCAGGATCGCGCAGGTCGTGGACGGCACCGTCCCCGACGTGACCCCGGTGCTCGCCGAGACCATGGGCAACGACGCGCTGCTGCTGATCGGCTCCGCACTGGTCGTGGCGGGACTGTTGTTCAAGGTCGGCGCCGTGCCGTTTCACATGTGGACTCCCGACGTCTACCAGGGAGCCCCGACGCCGGTGACGGGATTCATGGCGGCGGCGACCAAGATCGCGGCCTTCGGCGCGCTGCTGCGCATCCTCTACGTCGTCCTGCCCGGGCTGCGCTGGGACTGGCGGCCGGTCATGTGGGCCGTCGCCATCGTCACCATGCTGGGCGGGGCGATCCTGGCGGTCACCCAGACCGACGTCAAGCGCCTGCTGGCGTACTCGTCGATCGCCCACGCGGGGTTCATCCTGGCCGGTGTCATCGCCGCCACCCCCGCCGGGGTGTCGTCCGTGCTGTTCTACCTCGCGGCCTACTCGTTCGTGACGGTCGGGGCCTTCGCGGTGGTCACCCTCGTGCGAGACCCGGGCGGCGAGGCCACACACCTGTCCAAGTGGGCGGGGCTGGGTCGCCGGTCCCCCCTGGTCGGCGCCGTCTTCGCGGTCTTCCTGCTGGCCTTCGCGGGCATCCCGCTGACCTCCGGTTTCGCGGGGAAGTTCGCCGTGTTCAGCGCCGCGGCGGACGGCGGGGCGGTGCCGCTGGTGGTGATCGGCGTGCTCTCCTCGGCGGTCGCCGCCTTCTTCTACATCAGGGTCGTGGTGCTGATGTTCTTCAGCGAGCCCAAGCCGGAGGGGCCCACCGTCGCGGTCCCCTCGCCGCTGACGACGACCGCGATCGGCGTCGGCCTCCTGGTCACGGTCGTGCTCGGGGTGGCGCCGCAGTACTTCCTCGACCTGGCCGGCCAGGCCGGCGTCTTCGTGCGCTGA
- a CDS encoding NADH-quinone oxidoreductase subunit M — translation MSFPLLTVTAALPALGAIATAAVPAAKRTAAKWLALSFSLATLVPAIAILVLFDPGGDRYQLTESHAWIADFGVRYELGVDGIGVALIALTALLIPFIVLAGWHDADPLETGSGRWRPTQGFFAMILLVEAMVIVSFEATDVFLFYVFFEAMLIPMYFLIGGFGDRAHEHGERAAATQRSYAAVKFLLYNLAGGLIMLAAVIGLYVVAGTFSLTEIAEARASGELTMATSTERWLFLGFFLAFAVKAPLWPLHTWLPNAMQESTAPVAVLITAVVDKVGTFAMLRFCLQLFPEASVWATPVVLALALVSIVYGALLAVGQRDIKRLVAYASISHFGFIVMGIFAMTSQGQSGATLYMVNHGISTAALMLVAGFLIARRGSRLIADYGGVQKVAPVLAGTFLIGGLATLSLPGLAPFVSEFLVLVGTFTRYPVVGVIATFGIVLAALYTLVLYQRTMTGPVRPEIARLPDLRVRELVVVAPLVALLIGLGVYPKPLTDVVAPAVERTMSDVRMTDPQPEVEAAR, via the coding sequence ATGTCCTTTCCCCTGCTCACCGTGACGGCGGCGCTCCCGGCCCTCGGCGCGATCGCGACGGCGGCCGTGCCGGCGGCCAAGCGGACCGCCGCGAAGTGGCTCGCGCTCTCCTTCTCGCTGGCCACGCTCGTGCCGGCCATCGCGATCCTGGTGCTCTTCGACCCCGGCGGCGACCGCTACCAACTCACCGAGTCGCACGCCTGGATCGCCGACTTCGGGGTCCGCTACGAACTCGGCGTGGACGGCATCGGGGTGGCGTTGATCGCCCTGACCGCGCTCCTGATCCCCTTCATCGTCCTGGCCGGATGGCACGACGCCGACCCCCTGGAGACCGGCAGCGGGCGCTGGCGCCCCACCCAGGGCTTCTTCGCGATGATCCTGCTGGTGGAGGCGATGGTCATCGTCTCCTTCGAGGCGACCGACGTCTTCCTCTTCTACGTCTTCTTCGAAGCGATGCTGATCCCGATGTACTTCCTGATCGGCGGCTTCGGAGACCGGGCCCACGAACACGGCGAGAGGGCCGCGGCGACACAACGGTCCTACGCGGCGGTGAAGTTCCTCCTCTACAACCTGGCCGGTGGTCTGATCATGCTGGCCGCGGTGATCGGCCTGTACGTCGTCGCCGGGACCTTCTCCCTCACCGAGATCGCCGAGGCCCGCGCGTCCGGCGAGCTGACCATGGCGACCAGCACGGAGCGGTGGCTGTTCCTCGGCTTCTTCCTCGCCTTCGCGGTGAAGGCGCCGCTGTGGCCGCTGCACACCTGGTTGCCCAACGCGATGCAGGAATCCACCGCCCCCGTCGCCGTGCTGATCACGGCGGTCGTCGACAAGGTCGGCACCTTCGCGATGTTGCGGTTCTGCCTCCAGCTCTTCCCCGAGGCCAGCGTCTGGGCCACGCCGGTGGTGCTGGCGCTCGCGCTGGTCAGCATCGTCTACGGAGCCCTGCTCGCGGTGGGTCAGCGGGACATCAAGCGGCTGGTGGCCTACGCGTCGATCTCGCACTTCGGGTTCATCGTCATGGGGATCTTCGCCATGACCAGCCAGGGACAGTCGGGCGCCACCCTCTACATGGTCAACCACGGCATCTCCACCGCCGCGTTGATGCTCGTGGCGGGCTTCCTGATCGCCCGCCGGGGGTCGCGGCTCATCGCCGACTACGGCGGCGTGCAGAAGGTCGCGCCGGTCCTCGCCGGCACCTTCCTCATCGGCGGTCTGGCCACGCTCTCGCTCCCGGGGCTCGCGCCGTTCGTGAGCGAGTTCCTCGTCCTGGTCGGCACCTTCACGCGCTATCCGGTCGTGGGCGTCATCGCCACGTTCGGGATCGTGCTCGCCGCCCTCTACACCCTCGTCCTCTACCAGCGGACGATGACCGGGCCGGTCCGACCCGAGATCGCCAGGCTCCCCGACCTCCGAGTCCGGGAACTGGTCGTGGTGGCGCCGCTGGTGGCGCTGCTGATCGGGCTGGGCGTCTACCCCAAGCCCCTCACGGACGTGGTCGCCCCCGCTGTCGAGCGGACCATGTCGGACGTCCGGATGACAGACCCCCAGCCCGAGGTGGAGGCGGCCAGGTGA